In the Cellvibrio sp. KY-GH-1 genome, AAGCGTTCAATAGCCATATCGGTATCCGGATCTGCTCCTGGCGTGTAAGCGCCGATCGCAATAAGGTCGCGGTTTTGCTGGAATTTGGCAAGCAGCTGCTTAAATCGCTGCATCATCTTGAGATGCTCGTCATCGACAATATTTTGCATCGCACGACTAATAGATGCTTCCACATCTATCGCCGGGTAAATCCCCTCCTCCGCCAGGCGACGCGAGAGTACCACATGGCCGTCCAGAATCGCCCGAGCTGAGTCGGCAATCGGATCCTGGAGGTCATCGCCTTCAGTTAATACGGTGTAAAAAGCAGTAATAGAACCTTCACCTTCAGCGGCATTACCAGCGCGTTCCACCAATTGGGGAATTTTTGCGAATACCGACGGAGGATAACCCTTGGTTGCCGGAGGTTCTCCAATCGCTAACGCAATCTCACGTTGCGCCTGGGCAAACCGGGTCAATGAATCCATTAACAGAAGTACGTTCAAGCCTTGGTCACGATAGTATTCCGCAATACGGCTGGATAATTGCGAAGCACGCAGACGCATCAAAGGCGCATCGTCCGCCGGGGAAGCGACCACAACGGCTCGGCGCAGGCCTTCTTCGCCGAGGATATGATCGATAAACTCTTTTACTTCGCGCCCACGTTCACCAACCAACCCAACAACTACCACATCGGCAGTAGTAAAGCGGGTCATCATCCCCATTAGCACACTCTTACCAACGCCGGACCCAGCCATCAGACCGAGGCGCTGCCCGCGCCCTACGGTGATTAAGGCGTTAATAGCTCGTACGCCAACATCCAACGGCTCGCTAATTGGATGCCGCTGAAGGGGGTTAATTGCGCTCGGATGAAAGTCCAAAAATTCGTCGCCGATTAGCGGCCCCTTACCATCCAGTGGTTGGCCAATGCCGTTCACTACCCGACCCAATAGTTGCGGCCCGATACGCATTCCCATTTGGCTGGACACTGGAACCACGCGCGCGCCTGGCTGTAAACCTTCGACTTGCTTAATGGGCATCAGGAAGACTTTATCACCGGCAAAACCGACCACTTCAGCTTCAATCCGCCGGTTATCACTATTAATAATTTCACATTGGCGCCCGACAGAAACATTCAACCCGACAGCTTCAAGCGTTAAACCCACCGCGCGGGTAATACGCCCTTCAGCCTGGGGTTCGGTATAGGTGGGCTTGCGCGGCGCGTAGCTGCGGATACGTGAGACTATGGATTGACGTTCAGACATATCAACCTAGTTTTCATCTGGTTCAGATTGCGTTGCTCGTTCAGCAGGTGCGGATTGCCCTGCCGGTGTTGTCACCTCATCGAAATCCTCTTCATCAGTCGCCGCCAATTGTTTAGTGATAAATTGTTCCAACACCGTTTTTAAACGTGAACCTACAGAGAAATCCACACGACTCTCGGGCGTTTCTATTCGGCAACCACCGGGTAACAATTCAGTATCACCCAAAAATTTCCATTCCAATTGTTGTTCTGCTGCATAAGTTTCTATCGCTGCCAAATCGTCTGGATTTAAGCACACACGAATATTTCTACTGCCGACGGGCAATGCATCGACTGCACTACGCACCAGTTCGAGAATTTGCGATGAATCAGTTTGCACTTCGCGTTGAACGACGCTTTGAGTGAGCGTGCAGATTACATCCAACAACAAATGTTCCAGATCATCATCCTGCTCATCGATGGGATTCAATAAAGCACTTGCCAGTTTTTGAAAGCGCTGTTGCTCCGCCACTAATTGCGCGCGCATTTCCATTAAGCCTTGCTGGCGTCCGGCTTCGTAACCTTCGGTATTACCTTTGGTATAGCCTTCTTTATGACCTTGTTCGAAACCATCCTTTTCCGCAGCATCAAAAATCGCTTGCATTTCTTCCGCCGTCATCCCCATTTGAACCGGCTGCTCTTCCACCGCGATTTCAACCACTTCAATTTTTTCTTGCTCGCGACGCAGCAATCGCTCACGCCGATCACGCGCTTCTTTTTCGGCAGAGGACAATACCCGCCCGTTATCACTGACTGGCGGCAATACCCAAGCGGTAGCTTGTTCAACCGCTTCCGCAGGAATACGGTTGGGTAAATTGGAATCTGACATACTTAGGTTATCCCGACAACAATTATCCCAATCGCATTTAGCCTGATTAACGATAACGAGTTACATCAAATAGTGAGCAAAACGATGGGCGATCCATTAAACCATCTGATCGCCACCACCACCCAACATGATTTCGCCGGCATCGGCCATGCGGCGTGCAGTAATAAGAATTTCTTTTTGCGCTGCTTCCACATCGGCCAGGCGCATAGGCGGCTTGGTTTCCAAATCGTCGCGCAACAATTCGGCGGCGCGCTTGGACATATTTTTGAAGATTTTTTCTTTGAGTTCGTCGTCGGCTCCCTTGAGCGCAACCACCAATACGTCGGAAGATACTTCGCGCAACAGTGCCTGGATTCCGCGATCGTCCACCTCCTTGAGGTTTTCGAACACGAACATAAGATCCTGGATCTGATTGCCCATGTCTTCGTCGATCTCTTTGATACCCTCCATCAACTCTGCCTCGATAGAACCATCCAAATTGTTCATAATTTCCGCCGCGACTTTATAGCCGCCCATCGTTTTGGTTTGTGACGCAGCGTTACCGGAGAATTGTTTTTCCAGAATATCGTTCAGTTCCTGCAATGCGCTAGGCTGTACCGTATCGAGTGATGCTACACGCATCATAATATCGAGGCGAACTTTTTCGGGGAAATAACCGAGGATTTCTGCAGACTGATCCGCATCCAGATAAGCGATAACAATTGCCTGAATTTGCGGGTGTTCGTTGCGGATAATATCGGCGACCGAACGCGCCTCCATCCATTTCAGCGTATCCAAACCAGTAGTGTTGCCGCCAATTAAAATACGGTCGATCAAGCTGTTGGCTTTATCTTCGCCCAACGCCGTCACCAACATTTTGCGGATGTAATTATCAGCACCTACACCCAAGCCTGTTAGGGTGCGTACTTCATCCAAAAAGTTGGCAAGTACCGCTTGCACTTCCGATTGCTGCACGTTTTGTAATTGCGTCATGGCGGCACCAATACGCTGTACTTCTTTCGGCCCCATGTGCTTGAGAATTTCAGCCGCGTCGGCTTCACCGAGTGACATTAATAAAATCGCCGCTTGATCTACATAGCGCATTTTCAGCGCTGGTTTTGTAGCGACCGCTTTATCATTAGTATTTGCATCAGTCATCGCGATTTATCCACTTTTTAACAACCTGGGCAACGCGGCCCGGGTCATCGGCAATCAAACCTTTAATAGCATTAATTTGTTCTTCGTAACCCTGTTCAGGCCCGGGCAACAAGAGCGCATGACCACCGGTAAGCGTGACAGTCTCATCAGACATATTTTCCAGTCCAGCCATGCCGCCAGCAGCTTCCAATGCTGCCAACTGCCGCGCTTCTTCCTCTTCAGCAAGCTTACCGCCTTGCTTGGAAAGGCTTTTAAACATGGGCCGCAGCAATCCAAACACAATCAGTAGTATCACCAGAACGCTGGCAATGTATTTAATATTGGGAATAATCCATTGCTCCCACCAGGGGATTTCCATGCCTGCGGTTGGATCTTCTACGCGATTGGCGAAGGCCGAGTTCAAAACATTGACGCTATCACCACGAACTGCACTGAACCCAACCGCATCCCTCACCAGTATAGACAAGCGCTCCAATTCGTTTTCGGTCCAGGGCACTAAAGTTTGGGTGCCATCAGCATTCATAACCATCTTATCGTCCACCACCACTGCTACGGTCAAACGTTTGAGTGAACCTTGCTGATGTTTGGTGTAGCTAACCGTGCGATCCAACTCGTAGTTACGTGTGGCTTGCTCACGGTTATTCGTTGGTTGCTGTGCAGCTGCAGGTTGGCCAGTAGCCGGGTCGATTTGTTCGGGAACCTGGGTAGTTGTGCCCGGTGGTTGGTTGGTGAGCGCACCGGGAATACCCGCAGCCACATCGCCTGCACGGCGGGTTTCGTTTAAGGTTTGTTCGGAACGAATCGCAGGTAAATCCGGATTGAAAGTCTCCGCAGCTTGCTCCACCGCCGTGAAATCAATGTCGGCACTGACTTCGGCGCGGAATTTTCCGGAGCCAACTACGGGTTCAAGAATGCTGTTAATACGTTTAATAACACTGGATTCCACATCTTTGGAGTATTTATGTTGCTTTTCAGCTAACAATAGATCCGCACTGTCTTCCCCCGTCGACAACAAATTTCCGTGCTGATCTACCACTGTTACGTCAGCCATTTTCATGCCCGGCACTGAAGAGGCGACCAAATTCATAATGGCTTTAACCTGTGCCGGATCAACTGACCGGCCGGCAAATACTTCAACGAACACCGACGCAGTCGGGTTGGTTGCATCGCGCACAAATACAGTCTTTTTAGGAATGGCTAAATGCACGCGCGCGCTGCGAATACTGGTAATACTGGTGATGGTACGCGCAAGCTCGCCTTCAATACTGCGCTGGTAACGAGTGCCTTCCACAAACTGGCTGGTACCCAATGGCTGCTCTTTATCCATTAATTCAAAGCCCTGCGTAGGGCTGGAAGG is a window encoding:
- the fliI gene encoding flagellar protein export ATPase FliI — protein: MSERQSIVSRIRSYAPRKPTYTEPQAEGRITRAVGLTLEAVGLNVSVGRQCEIINSDNRRIEAEVVGFAGDKVFLMPIKQVEGLQPGARVVPVSSQMGMRIGPQLLGRVVNGIGQPLDGKGPLIGDEFLDFHPSAINPLQRHPISEPLDVGVRAINALITVGRGQRLGLMAGSGVGKSVLMGMMTRFTTADVVVVGLVGERGREVKEFIDHILGEEGLRRAVVVASPADDAPLMRLRASQLSSRIAEYYRDQGLNVLLLMDSLTRFAQAQREIALAIGEPPATKGYPPSVFAKIPQLVERAGNAAEGEGSITAFYTVLTEGDDLQDPIADSARAILDGHVVLSRRLAEEGIYPAIDVEASISRAMQNIVDDEHLKMMQRFKQLLAKFQQNRDLIAIGAYTPGADPDTDMAIERFPHLRAFIQQGIKQGVHLPESIANLKALLKPPANSKANSPLAAQHRQR
- a CDS encoding flagellar assembly protein FliH — protein: MSDSNLPNRIPAEAVEQATAWVLPPVSDNGRVLSSAEKEARDRRERLLRREQEKIEVVEIAVEEQPVQMGMTAEEMQAIFDAAEKDGFEQGHKEGYTKGNTEGYEAGRQQGLMEMRAQLVAEQQRFQKLASALLNPIDEQDDDLEHLLLDVICTLTQSVVQREVQTDSSQILELVRSAVDALPVGSRNIRVCLNPDDLAAIETYAAEQQLEWKFLGDTELLPGGCRIETPESRVDFSVGSRLKTVLEQFITKQLAATDEEDFDEVTTPAGQSAPAERATQSEPDEN
- the fliG gene encoding flagellar motor switch protein FliG — protein: MTDANTNDKAVATKPALKMRYVDQAAILLMSLGEADAAEILKHMGPKEVQRIGAAMTQLQNVQQSEVQAVLANFLDEVRTLTGLGVGADNYIRKMLVTALGEDKANSLIDRILIGGNTTGLDTLKWMEARSVADIIRNEHPQIQAIVIAYLDADQSAEILGYFPEKVRLDIMMRVASLDTVQPSALQELNDILEKQFSGNAASQTKTMGGYKVAAEIMNNLDGSIEAELMEGIKEIDEDMGNQIQDLMFVFENLKEVDDRGIQALLREVSSDVLVVALKGADDELKEKIFKNMSKRAAELLRDDLETKPPMRLADVEAAQKEILITARRMADAGEIMLGGGGDQMV
- the fliF gene encoding flagellar basal-body MS-ring/collar protein FliF; the protein is MATPAADADNLPAEKNKIGGDFLEGLSSLNLLRQVGLMVTLAASVAIGFAVVMWIQGDDYRPLYGRMDNLDAANVVDVLEQNQIKFKVDQNSGAILVAAEDVHMARLKLAEFGLPSSPTQGFELMDKEQPLGTSQFVEGTRYQRSIEGELARTITSITSIRSARVHLAIPKKTVFVRDATNPTASVFVEVFAGRSVDPAQVKAIMNLVASSVPGMKMADVTVVDQHGNLLSTGEDSADLLLAEKQHKYSKDVESSVIKRINSILEPVVGSGKFRAEVSADIDFTAVEQAAETFNPDLPAIRSEQTLNETRRAGDVAAGIPGALTNQPPGTTTQVPEQIDPATGQPAAAQQPTNNREQATRNYELDRTVSYTKHQQGSLKRLTVAVVVDDKMVMNADGTQTLVPWTENELERLSILVRDAVGFSAVRGDSVNVLNSAFANRVEDPTAGMEIPWWEQWIIPNIKYIASVLVILLIVFGLLRPMFKSLSKQGGKLAEEEEARQLAALEAAGGMAGLENMSDETVTLTGGHALLLPGPEQGYEEQINAIKGLIADDPGRVAQVVKKWINRDD